A genomic segment from Oncorhynchus clarkii lewisi isolate Uvic-CL-2024 chromosome 12, UVic_Ocla_1.0, whole genome shotgun sequence encodes:
- the LOC139421965 gene encoding protein phosphatase methylesterase 1-like — protein sequence MEKQLHLNVLASRPPVSGGLQSRSKMRMGPGRKRDFSPLSWSEYFEAMEDVEVENDNGKDTFRIYCSGQHGPVLLLLHGGGHSALSWAVFTAVIYNRINCRVVAMDLRAHGDTKVKNSDDLSAETMAKDIGKVVETLYGENPPPIMMIGHSMGGAIAVHTAAANHVPSLLGLCVIDVVEGTAMDALNSMQNFLRSRPKTFKSVENAIEWSVKSGQIRNVESARVSMGGQVKKCEEPLNSPGVSKSISDGIIEEEEEEEEGESNHKRKKEDDQEVKKETLYTWQIDLSKTEKYWEGWFSGLSALFLSCPVPKLLLLAGVDRLDKDLTIGQMQGKFQMQVLPQCGHAVHEDAPEKVADALASFMVRHKFTEFKEGFLC from the exons ATGGAGAAACAGTTGCATTTGAATGTGTTAGCTTCCAGACCTCCCGTGTCAGGAGGCTTGCAGTCGCGGTCTAAAATGAGAATGGG ACCTGGACGGAAGAGagacttctcccctctctcctggagTGAATACTTTGAAGCGATGGAAGATGTAGAAGTGGAAAACGATAACGGCAAAGAT ACGTTCAGAATCTACTGCAGTGGCCAGCATGGTCCTGTGCTGCTCCTGCTCCATGGAGGAGGCCACTCTGCTCTCTCCTGGGCTGTGTTCACT GCGGTGATATACAACAGAATTAACTGCCGTGTGGTGGCTATGGACCTCAGGGCCCATG GTGACACCAAAGTAAAGAATTCTGACGATCTCTCAGCGGAAACAATGGCCAA GGACATTGGCAAAGTGGTAGAAACACTCTATGGAGAAAACCCACCTCCGATCATGATGATTGGACACAGCATGGGTGGAGCTATAGCAGTTCATACCGCTGCGGCAAACCACGTGCCGTCTTTACTTGGCCTGTGTGTGATTGATGTCGTGGAAG GCACAGCAATGGATGCCTTAAACAGTATGCAGAATTTCCTCAGGAGTCGGCCAAAGACCTTTAAGTCTGTGGAGAATGCCATTGAGTGGAG TGTGAAGAGTGGACAGATCCGAAATGTTGAGTCAGCCCGGGTGTCCATGGGAGGCCAGGTGAAAAA ATGTGAGGAACCCCTGAACAGTCCAGGCGTCTCCAAGAGCATCAGTGACGGCATcattgaagaggaggaggaagaagaggaaggagaatcCAACCACAAAAGAAAGAAGGAGGATGACCAAGAG GTGAAGAAGGAGACCCTTTATACCTGGCAGATTGATCTGTCAAAGACAGAGAAGTACTGGGAGGGCTGGTTCAGTGGCCTGTCTGCCCTATTCCTTTCCTGTCCTGTGCCAAAACTGCTCCTGCTCGCTG GTGTGGACAGGCTTGACAAAGATCTCACAATTGGACAGATGCAAG GGAAGTTCCAGATGCAGGTGCTCCCTCAGTGTGGCCATGCTGTCCACGAGGACGCCCCTGAAAAA GTAGCAGATGCTCTGGCCTCGTTCATGGTCCGTCACAAGTTCACTGAATTTAAGGAGGGTTTCCTGTG CTAA
- the LOC139421966 gene encoding dicarboxylate carrier UCP2-like translates to MVGFRPADVPPTAAVKFIGAGTAACIADLFTFPLDTAKVRLQIQGEGKGAAASHGTAVRYRGVFGTITTMVRTEGARSLYSGLVAGLQRQMSFASVRIGLYDSVKSFYTKGSDHVGIGSRLLAGCTTGAMAVALAQPTDVVKVRFQAQTSSSGLNRRYHGTMEAYKTIAKEEGIRGLWRGTGPNIVRNAIVNCTELVTYDLIKDLLIRNTPLTDDLPCHFTSAFGAGFCTTVIASPVDVVKTRYMNSALGQYSGTLNCAIAMVTKEGPLAFYKGFMPSFLRLGSWNVVMFVTYEQLKRAIMAARQNYTTPL, encoded by the exons ATGGTTGGCTTCAGACCTGCGGATGTGCCCCCAACCGCTGCTGTGAAGTTTATTGGTGCTGGAACAGCGGCCTGCATTGCTGACCTATTCACCTTTCCATTGGACACAGCCAAAGTCCGGCTACAG ATCCAGGGAGAGGGAAAAGGTGCGGCAGCTAGTCATGGCACAGCAGTGCGGTATCGGGGTGTGTTTggtaccatcaccaccatggtgCGTACAGAGGGTGCCAGGAGCCTCTACAGCGGGCTGGTGGCAGGGCTCCAGAGGCAGATGAGCTTTGCCTCTGTCCGCATCGGCCTCTACGACTCTGTCAAGTCATTCTACACCAAAGGCTCTGACC ATGTAGGGATTGGCAGTCGTCTGCTGGCGGGCTGTACCACTGGAGCCATGGCAGTCGCATTAGCCCAACCCACAGATGTGGTGAAGGTGCGCTTTCAGGCACAGACTAGTTCCTCTGGGCTAAACCGGCGTTACCATGGCACCATGGAGGCCTACAAGACCATTGCCAAGGAAGAGGGCATCCGTGGCCTGTGGAGAG GTACTGGCCCAAACATTGTCCGCAATGCTATCGTGAACTGCACTGAACTGGTTACATATGACCTAATCAAAGACCTACTTATTAGAAACACACCCCTGACTG ATGACCTCCCCTGCCACTTCACATCTGCATTCGGTGCAGGATTCTGCACCACTGTGATCGCCTCTCCTGTGGATGTGGTGAAGACGCGATATATGAACTCTGCCCTCGGCCAGTACAGCGGCACCCTCAACTGTGCTATTGCCATGGTGACCAAGGAGGGACCCCTTGCCTTCTACAAAGG GTTCATGCCCTCTTTCCTCCGACTGGGCTCGTGGAACGTGGTGATGTTTGTTACATATGAGCAGCTGAAACGTGCCATTATGGCTGCCCGCCAAAACTACACCACTCCTCTGTAG